From one bacterium genomic stretch:
- a CDS encoding glycerol-3-phosphate dehydrogenase/oxidase — MKEFSFRTRKEAFRRFQDEVFDLLIIGGGITGAGTARDAASRGLKVALVEARDFAWGTSSRSSKLIHGGLRYLQNMEFGLVFEALSERSHLLKTVPHMVRPLPFFMPVYRGDKPGKFLLNVGLWLYDLLALGRAPGFHRTFSKKKFLEQVPFLKEEGLKGGFRYFDASMWDDVLAVETLRAAQEAGAAVANYAEAVAALWENEQVKGFEVRDLESASAGTIPLRAKRTVVCAGPWTDQVGIKISSHWRRWLNPSKGVHLIFDLKRIPVPGAIVMSHPEDGRISFVIPRPDYGAGVVIVGTTDGPTPLEPEKAAIEPADVNYLMDLLNRYFPALHLKPSDILSAYVGVRPLMGAQASTAGSEGTAPRATAADLQKVSREHYIGPGPGGVILVAGGKYTTHRLMAREIVDVALARWREDAAQGRAEALPGTIGASHTEGPVNPMAAREAVSESRRTAAERGWDVPEALWNRFGAEALEIFALHRAQPDEVPELEGFPFLGAQLRYEMRNGMVVRLEDFYLRRSGLYPTRKDHGLPAASALARIWAEERGLPPSAAAGEVLRLQGEVQDRNRWQQKLS; from the coding sequence ATGAAAGAATTTTCCTTCCGCACGCGCAAAGAGGCGTTTCGAAGATTTCAGGACGAGGTTTTCGACTTGCTCATTATCGGAGGGGGCATCACGGGGGCCGGAACGGCGCGGGATGCCGCCTCGCGAGGCTTGAAGGTCGCTTTGGTCGAGGCGCGCGACTTCGCGTGGGGGACGTCGTCGCGCAGCTCCAAGCTGATCCACGGGGGGCTCCGGTACCTTCAAAACATGGAGTTCGGTCTCGTCTTCGAGGCCCTGTCCGAGCGCTCGCACCTCCTGAAGACCGTCCCGCACATGGTGCGTCCGCTGCCGTTCTTCATGCCGGTCTACCGGGGCGACAAACCGGGCAAGTTTCTCTTGAACGTCGGCCTGTGGCTTTACGACCTCCTGGCCTTGGGGCGCGCCCCGGGGTTTCACCGGACGTTCTCCAAGAAAAAATTTCTGGAGCAGGTCCCGTTCCTGAAGGAGGAGGGGCTCAAGGGCGGCTTCCGTTACTTCGACGCCAGCATGTGGGACGACGTCCTCGCCGTGGAGACCCTGCGCGCGGCCCAGGAGGCGGGCGCGGCCGTCGCCAACTACGCGGAGGCCGTGGCGGCACTTTGGGAGAATGAGCAGGTCAAGGGCTTCGAGGTCCGCGATCTCGAGTCCGCCTCCGCCGGGACGATCCCGCTCCGCGCCAAGCGCACCGTCGTCTGCGCGGGGCCCTGGACGGACCAGGTCGGCATCAAGATCTCCTCCCATTGGAGGCGGTGGCTCAATCCCAGCAAGGGCGTGCATCTCATCTTTGACCTGAAGAGGATTCCGGTCCCCGGCGCGATCGTCATGAGCCATCCGGAGGACGGCCGGATCTCGTTCGTCATTCCGCGTCCCGACTACGGCGCGGGCGTCGTCATCGTCGGGACGACCGACGGACCGACGCCGCTCGAGCCCGAAAAGGCGGCGATCGAGCCCGCAGACGTGAATTATCTCATGGACCTTCTGAACCGCTATTTTCCAGCCCTCCATCTCAAACCCTCCGACATCCTGAGCGCGTACGTCGGCGTCCGTCCCCTCATGGGGGCCCAGGCGAGCACGGCGGGGAGCGAGGGCACGGCGCCCCGGGCGACCGCCGCGGACCTGCAGAAGGTCAGCCGCGAGCATTACATCGGCCCCGGCCCCGGAGGCGTGATCCTCGTGGCGGGTGGAAAGTACACGACGCACCGCCTGATGGCGCGGGAGATCGTCGACGTCGCGCTCGCCCGCTGGCGCGAGGATGCCGCGCAGGGCAGGGCGGAGGCCCTGCCCGGGACGATCGGCGCCTCCCATACCGAGGGGCCGGTCAATCCCATGGCGGCTCGCGAGGCCGTCTCCGAAAGCCGCCGCACGGCCGCCGAGCGCGGGTGGGACGTGCCCGAGGCGCTCTGGAACCGGTTCGGGGCCGAGGCCCTGGAGATCTTCGCCCTCCACCGGGCCCAGCCGGACGAGGTCCCCGAATTGGAGGGATTTCCCTTCCTGGGGGCCCAGCTCCGGTATGAGATGAGGAACGGGATGGTCGTCCGGCTCGAGGACTTCTATCTGCGCCGGTCCGGTCTCTATCCCACGCGCAAAGACCACGGTTTGCCCGCAGCCTCCGCCCTGGCGCGCATTTGGGCGGAGGAAAGGGGCCTCCCCCCGTCGGCCGCTGCCGGGGAGGTCCTTCGACTCCAAGGCGAAGTGCAAGACCGCAACCGGTGGCAACAGAAATTGTCCTAA
- a CDS encoding DASS family sodium-coupled anion symporter, which translates to MKIKIDTRPLWIVLLSRWWRFPVYVLLGYFLYRSYGLTPPTGLTIEGFRALMVFLTCLILWVFHLLPLPITGLFALVAPPLMGVMSVKQAFTFFGSEPVFFILGVFILAAALLKSGLSTRLALRLLRSSAKSPKRLILQVMFASALLSFIMSEHAVAAMMFPLVVIITQALQFQPQGGSYGRILFLAMAWGCVVGGIATMLGGGRVPLAVGILQESGFGTITFLEWSRAVFPIVLVLFAFCYVLLTRYYPIDVDSVEEADKTLAEQVAKLGRPLLEEHFLGLLLVGAVLGWMFLGHRIGMATISILAVVLLFMFRVVSWEDLQENVEWGIILMYGGAIGISSILNSTGAGLWLAHTYVVPHLHSPWILIAVLSLATILLTEAMSNSAVVAVLLPIGMSVAKSFGLDPKVTVFAVGTASGLAYALPMSTPSVALAYSSGYLRLKEVVVPAAIMVAVSYGALLLTAKFWWPLLGIRI; encoded by the coding sequence ATGAAAATCAAAATCGATACCCGTCCGCTTTGGATCGTCCTTCTTTCGCGCTGGTGGCGGTTTCCCGTCTACGTGCTCCTCGGGTACTTCCTCTACCGTTCCTATGGATTGACGCCTCCCACGGGGCTGACCATCGAGGGATTCCGCGCCCTCATGGTGTTTCTGACCTGCCTGATTCTCTGGGTCTTTCACCTCTTGCCCCTGCCGATCACCGGACTCTTCGCCCTCGTCGCCCCACCGCTCATGGGCGTCATGTCGGTCAAGCAGGCCTTCACCTTTTTCGGCTCCGAACCCGTCTTTTTCATTTTGGGCGTCTTTATCCTGGCGGCCGCTCTTCTCAAGTCGGGTCTCTCCACGCGCCTGGCCCTCCGTCTCTTGAGAAGCTCGGCCAAGTCGCCCAAGCGCCTCATCCTTCAAGTCATGTTCGCCTCGGCCCTGCTGTCGTTCATCATGAGCGAGCACGCCGTGGCCGCGATGATGTTCCCGCTGGTCGTCATCATCACCCAGGCTCTTCAATTCCAGCCGCAAGGCGGTTCCTACGGACGCATCCTCTTTTTGGCGATGGCCTGGGGTTGCGTGGTGGGCGGCATCGCCACCATGCTCGGCGGAGGCCGCGTACCTTTGGCCGTCGGCATCCTGCAGGAGTCCGGCTTCGGCACGATCACGTTTCTGGAGTGGAGCCGCGCCGTCTTTCCGATCGTCCTTGTCCTCTTCGCCTTTTGCTACGTCCTGCTGACCCGGTACTACCCCATCGACGTCGATTCCGTGGAGGAGGCGGACAAGACGCTGGCGGAGCAAGTCGCCAAACTGGGGCGTCCCCTCCTGGAGGAACATTTTCTGGGGCTTTTGCTCGTCGGCGCCGTTCTTGGCTGGATGTTCCTGGGCCACCGAATCGGCATGGCGACCATTTCGATCCTGGCCGTGGTCCTGCTCTTCATGTTCCGCGTCGTGTCGTGGGAAGACCTGCAGGAGAACGTCGAGTGGGGCATCATCCTCATGTACGGCGGAGCCATCGGGATCAGCTCGATTCTCAACTCGACGGGAGCGGGATTGTGGCTGGCCCATACCTACGTGGTCCCCCACCTTCATTCGCCGTGGATCCTGATCGCCGTCCTGTCGTTGGCCACCATCCTGCTCACGGAAGCGATGAGCAACTCGGCGGTCGTGGCGGTCCTGCTCCCCATCGGAATGTCGGTGGCCAAGTCGTTCGGGTTGGATCCCAAGGTCACCGTTTTTGCCGTCGGCACGGCCTCGGGGCTCGCCTACGCCCTGCCGATGAGCACACCGTCGGTGGCCCTCGCCTACTCCTCGGGTTATTTGCGCTTGAAGGAAGTCGTCGTCCCGGCCGCGATCATGGTGGCGGTCTCCTACGGGGCGCTCCTTCTCACGGCGAAATTCTGGTGGCCCCTTCTCGGGATCAGGATCTAG
- the sat gene encoding sulfate adenylyltransferase, with protein MKIPIPAHGGKLINRVVEGAERDKLQRLIPSLPKIALSSRQKSDLDMIACGALSPLEGFMGETDYLAVINDMRLANGLPWTIPVTLAVTKEEATPIAIGKPAALVDENGTPLAILHVAEKFMAQRKLEAEKVYKTTEEAHPGVAAIYKEGVVLLGGKIDVINRVSHDSFLDFRRDPAQLRKLFEEKKWKRVVAFQTRNPIHRAHEYLTKAALEVCDGLLIHPIVGDTKGDDIPADVRMKCYEVLIQNYYPKERVVLAVNPAAMRYAGPREAIFHALIRKNYGCTHFIVGRDHAGVGNYYGTFDAHFIFDDFTEEEIGITPLFFDHTFFCKKCEEMASNKTCPHGPEDRITLSGTKVREMLSKGELPPEEFSRPEVARILIESMVDATIKA; from the coding sequence ATGAAAATCCCCATCCCCGCCCACGGCGGCAAATTGATCAACCGGGTCGTCGAAGGCGCTGAACGCGACAAGCTGCAGCGGCTGATCCCGTCGCTTCCCAAGATCGCCCTCTCTTCCCGGCAGAAGAGCGATTTGGACATGATCGCCTGCGGGGCCCTGTCGCCCCTCGAAGGCTTCATGGGCGAAACGGATTACCTCGCCGTGATCAACGACATGCGGCTCGCCAACGGTCTTCCCTGGACCATTCCCGTCACGCTGGCGGTTACGAAGGAAGAGGCCACCCCGATCGCGATCGGAAAGCCCGCCGCCCTCGTCGACGAGAACGGGACGCCGCTCGCCATCCTGCATGTCGCCGAAAAATTCATGGCCCAGCGAAAACTTGAGGCCGAAAAGGTCTACAAGACGACGGAAGAGGCGCACCCGGGCGTCGCCGCCATCTACAAGGAAGGCGTCGTCCTCCTGGGCGGCAAGATCGATGTCATCAATCGCGTCTCCCACGATTCTTTTTTGGATTTTCGAAGGGATCCGGCGCAGCTCCGCAAGCTCTTCGAGGAGAAAAAATGGAAACGCGTGGTGGCCTTCCAGACCCGCAATCCGATCCACCGGGCGCACGAGTATCTCACCAAGGCGGCCTTGGAAGTCTGCGACGGCCTCCTGATCCACCCGATCGTCGGCGACACGAAGGGTGACGACATCCCGGCCGACGTCCGCATGAAATGCTACGAAGTGTTGATCCAGAATTATTATCCGAAGGAACGCGTCGTCTTGGCGGTCAACCCGGCGGCCATGCGTTACGCGGGCCCGCGCGAGGCGATCTTCCACGCGCTCATCCGCAAGAACTACGGGTGCACGCACTTCATCGTCGGACGCGACCACGCCGGCGTCGGCAACTATTACGGCACGTTCGATGCCCACTTCATCTTCGACGACTTCACCGAAGAAGAAATCGGCATCACGCCCCTCTTCTTCGACCACACGTTCTTCTGCAAAAAGTGCGAGGAGATGGCCTCCAACAAGACCTGCCCCCACGGTCCCGAGGACCGCATCACGCTCTCCGGCACCAAGGTCCGCGAGATGCTCTCGAAGGGCGAGCTGCCTCCCGAAGAATTCAGCAGACCGGAAGTAGCAAGAATCCTGATCGAGTCGATGGTCGACGCGACGATCAAGGCGTAG
- a CDS encoding MotA/TolQ/ExbB proton channel family protein, with translation MEKGHIFQILWGSDPIVKLTLLILFAMSVGCWAIIIYKQKELKKLRAASARFFDSFWRVTSLEELLTKQIAESPLANIFREAVSELFQKTHASRSGESRRAGDTSVEGLRRRIERATEEEIERIERYLPFLATTGSSAPFIGLFGTVWGILAAFWQIGRAGSSSLAVVGPYIAEALIATAFGLAAAIPAVVFYNFFVNKTRTFSREINSFSEDLAHRIEKDYLRA, from the coding sequence GTGGAAAAAGGCCACATCTTTCAGATTCTTTGGGGTTCCGACCCCATCGTCAAACTCACCCTTCTGATCCTCTTCGCGATGTCCGTCGGGTGCTGGGCGATCATCATCTACAAACAAAAGGAGCTGAAGAAACTCCGGGCCGCCTCGGCCCGTTTCTTCGACAGCTTCTGGCGCGTCACGAGCCTTGAGGAGTTGCTCACGAAACAGATCGCCGAGAGCCCCCTGGCCAACATCTTCCGGGAGGCCGTCTCCGAGCTCTTTCAAAAGACCCATGCGAGCCGATCGGGCGAATCGCGCCGCGCGGGAGACACGAGCGTCGAGGGGCTCCGCCGACGGATCGAACGGGCGACGGAGGAGGAAATCGAGCGGATCGAGCGCTATCTGCCCTTTCTCGCCACGACCGGCAGCTCGGCCCCGTTCATCGGACTCTTCGGAACCGTCTGGGGCATTCTCGCGGCCTTCTGGCAGATCGGGCGCGCCGGATCATCCAGCTTGGCCGTCGTCGGCCCCTACATCGCGGAGGCCCTGATCGCGACCGCCTTCGGGCTCGCCGCGGCCATTCCGGCCGTCGTCTTCTACAACTTTTTCGTCAACAAGACCCGGACCTTCTCGCGCGAGATCAACAGCTTCAGCGAGGATCTCGCGCACCGGATCGAAAAGGACTATCTCCGAGCCTAG
- a CDS encoding TonB C-terminal domain-containing protein, whose amino-acid sequence MVLLPLQRYLYWSLGLHVGLSAVLLIAPSFFGRSHRFQQEKVVWVNVPFGTSDTIGSPLKKSEGLPKTTIQEQKDAMQSARSGQKKSSMTYTPPQSQKTAEKTPAAVPKREGQPKSRIDDALSRMQKKVAMKQAQPEAAQVPETQPGGFTFGSPTGTYVSPDDPEYVLYQAKIRKRVMDQWILPMKYADGGMGLICRIVVHMNERGEVVETEWEQKSGNPSFDLSAMRAVEKASPLDIPPERLKYEVYNEGFIIEFKPTAAQAATP is encoded by the coding sequence GTGGTCCTTCTCCCGTTACAGCGTTACCTTTATTGGTCCCTGGGTCTTCACGTCGGTCTTTCCGCCGTCCTGCTAATCGCCCCCTCGTTTTTCGGGAGATCGCACCGCTTTCAACAGGAAAAGGTCGTCTGGGTGAACGTGCCTTTCGGAACGTCGGACACGATCGGCTCGCCGCTCAAGAAATCCGAGGGGCTTCCGAAGACGACGATCCAAGAGCAGAAGGACGCCATGCAGTCGGCGCGGTCCGGCCAGAAAAAGTCCTCGATGACCTATACGCCCCCCCAGAGTCAAAAGACCGCCGAAAAGACTCCGGCGGCGGTGCCCAAACGCGAGGGCCAGCCCAAGTCGCGAATCGACGACGCCCTCTCGCGCATGCAAAAAAAGGTCGCCATGAAGCAGGCGCAGCCTGAGGCCGCGCAGGTGCCCGAGACCCAGCCGGGCGGATTCACGTTCGGAAGCCCCACGGGAACCTACGTTTCCCCGGACGATCCCGAGTACGTCCTGTACCAGGCGAAGATCCGCAAGCGGGTCATGGACCAGTGGATCCTCCCGATGAAATACGCGGACGGAGGAATGGGGTTGATTTGCCGGATCGTCGTCCATATGAACGAGCGCGGCGAAGTGGTCGAGACCGAGTGGGAGCAGAAGTCCGGCAACCCGTCGTTCGACCTCTCCGCCATGAGGGCGGTGGAAAAGGCGAGCCCGCTCGACATTCCCCCGGAACGGCTCAAATACGAGGTATACAATGAAGGGTTCATCATCGAGTTCAAGCCGACGGCCGCTCAAGCGGCGACTCCGTAA
- a CDS encoding response regulator: MVPLTSLIGLYPALCASSTPVGGGPDQFRPGGDSSGGGFRSAIPPKPRLLLADDDALMRKAVFRGLSRLLNLSEPDFAAVDGLESARRVFDLHADDLQAVVTDMNMPHHGDGLRLYRHVRAAKPFLPVVILSGGMREAEERALDGILASDTRSRFFDKPVEIRFIADWIHNHWSSSSSRKDS; this comes from the coding sequence TTGGTCCCTCTCACCTCGCTGATCGGACTTTACCCGGCGCTCTGCGCGAGCTCAACGCCCGTGGGGGGCGGTCCGGACCAGTTCCGGCCGGGCGGTGATTCCTCCGGGGGCGGTTTCAGGAGTGCGATCCCCCCGAAGCCGCGTCTGCTCTTGGCCGACGACGACGCCCTGATGCGGAAGGCCGTTTTTAGGGGCTTAAGCCGCTTGCTCAACCTCTCGGAACCGGACTTTGCTGCCGTCGACGGCCTCGAGTCCGCTCGTCGCGTCTTCGATCTCCATGCCGATGACCTTCAGGCCGTCGTGACGGACATGAACATGCCCCACCACGGCGACGGCCTCCGCTTGTACCGCCACGTGAGGGCCGCGAAGCCCTTCCTCCCCGTCGTCATTTTGAGCGGCGGGATGAGGGAGGCGGAAGAGCGGGCCTTGGACGGTATCTTGGCCTCCGACACGCGGAGCCGATTCTTCGATAAGCCCGTTGAGATCCGATTTATCGCGGATTGGATCCACAACCACTGGTCGTCCTCAAGTTCACGAAAAGACTCGTAA
- a CDS encoding FAD-binding oxidoreductase: MNPRWAKALESALGKERVAVDPASRLLYARDMMSGGLLEEKARHEPHLPQAVCRPASVSHIRGILAVARRHGVPVVPFGAGSGVSGGTNPVRGGIMLDLKSFTRLGPIEERGGRFYVTAESGILGQHLERDLNARGFTLGHFPSSILCATVGGYLACRSAGQLSSKYGKIEDMTDAVEVVLASGEVVPFGGRLKKFPGLRPEDVFIGSEGCLGVFTRARFRVFPLPPATLYRGLSFRRVEDALTAVRQIMQSGLRPAVVRLYDPVDSLLLKHGYKKKNRSRSRSKTGGRADWHYPLLLSRPSLVQKLVERASSEALLILGFEGDAELAREMERQALRHAATLRAKDLGPEPGQHWHDHRYSVSFKMPRLFANGCYVDTIETATTWDNLQALYDGMREALMRRVLVLAHFSHAYPEGCSIYFTVVGKCRGPEEDLKTYGEIWHDAMEVCLGLGATISHHHGIGLLKAKFLPRELGGAMPLFRDIKKGLDPWNILNPGKMGLGS; this comes from the coding sequence ATGAATCCTCGCTGGGCCAAGGCCCTTGAATCCGCTCTGGGCAAGGAGCGCGTGGCGGTCGACCCCGCCAGCCGGCTTCTCTACGCGCGCGACATGATGTCTGGAGGTCTTTTGGAGGAGAAGGCGCGGCATGAGCCACACCTCCCACAAGCCGTTTGCCGGCCGGCATCCGTCTCCCACATCCGCGGGATCCTGGCCGTCGCCCGCCGCCACGGCGTTCCCGTCGTTCCCTTCGGCGCCGGGTCGGGCGTGTCGGGGGGGACGAATCCCGTCCGCGGCGGCATCATGCTCGACTTGAAAAGTTTCACCCGGCTGGGACCGATCGAGGAGAGGGGCGGCCGGTTTTACGTGACCGCCGAAAGCGGGATCCTGGGCCAGCACCTGGAGCGCGACCTGAACGCCCGCGGCTTCACGCTCGGACACTTTCCGTCCTCCATCCTTTGCGCGACCGTCGGAGGGTATCTCGCCTGCCGCTCGGCCGGACAGCTCTCCTCCAAGTACGGCAAGATCGAGGATATGACGGACGCCGTCGAGGTCGTGCTGGCCTCCGGCGAGGTCGTTCCCTTCGGCGGGCGCCTGAAAAAATTTCCGGGCCTCAGACCCGAAGACGTCTTCATCGGCAGCGAAGGCTGCCTGGGCGTCTTTACGCGAGCGCGATTCCGAGTCTTTCCGCTCCCCCCCGCGACCCTTTACCGGGGCTTGAGTTTCCGGCGCGTGGAGGACGCCCTGACCGCCGTCCGCCAGATCATGCAAAGCGGCCTTCGTCCCGCCGTCGTCCGCCTCTACGATCCTGTTGATTCGCTCCTCCTGAAACACGGGTATAAAAAAAAGAACCGGTCCCGATCCCGTTCAAAGACCGGCGGGCGCGCCGACTGGCACTATCCCCTCCTCCTCAGCCGGCCGTCCCTCGTCCAAAAACTCGTTGAACGCGCGTCGTCCGAGGCCCTTCTCATTCTGGGGTTCGAGGGGGACGCCGAATTGGCGCGCGAGATGGAACGCCAGGCGCTGCGCCACGCCGCGACCCTGCGCGCCAAGGACCTGGGCCCCGAGCCGGGCCAGCACTGGCACGACCACCGTTACAGCGTTTCGTTCAAGATGCCGCGGCTCTTCGCCAACGGGTGCTACGTGGACACGATCGAGACGGCGACGACCTGGGACAACCTTCAGGCCCTCTACGACGGCATGCGCGAGGCCCTCATGCGGCGGGTCTTGGTATTGGCGCACTTTTCACACGCCTATCCGGAGGGGTGCTCGATCTACTTCACCGTGGTCGGCAAGTGCCGCGGTCCCGAGGAGGATCTCAAGACCTACGGAGAGATTTGGCACGACGCCATGGAAGTCTGTCTCGGTCTCGGCGCGACGATCAGCCATCATCACGGGATCGGTCTTCTCAAGGCCAAGTTTCTGCCGAGGGAACTGGGAGGGGCCATGCCGCTCTTTCGCGACATCAAGAAAGGGCTCGACCCCTGGAACATCCTGAATCCGGGAAAAATGGGGCTCGGCTCATGA
- the tolR gene encoding protein TolR, which produces MALTTQKSVHNTALSEINITPLVDVILVLLIIFMVTAPLLSQGLDVQLPVASAPALERSEEDVMLTIDKAGKIFLQDEKTPYRLEELQEKIGAIFERREKKQILIRADEDVPYGTVVKAISLIKEAGIERVGMITEEAKPAAPPPAPEKTPGKAPSKKRPS; this is translated from the coding sequence ATGGCGCTCACGACCCAAAAAAGCGTTCACAACACGGCGCTCTCCGAGATCAACATCACGCCCTTGGTGGACGTGATTCTCGTGCTTCTCATCATCTTCATGGTGACGGCCCCCCTTCTCTCGCAGGGACTGGACGTGCAGCTGCCGGTGGCCTCGGCGCCCGCGCTCGAGCGGAGCGAGGAGGACGTGATGCTCACGATCGACAAGGCGGGAAAGATCTTCCTTCAGGACGAAAAGACGCCCTACCGTCTGGAGGAGCTTCAGGAAAAGATCGGGGCGATTTTCGAGCGGCGCGAGAAGAAGCAGATCCTGATCCGCGCGGATGAAGACGTCCCCTACGGAACGGTCGTCAAGGCGATCTCCCTCATCAAGGAGGCCGGCATCGAGCGCGTCGGCATGATCACGGAGGAGGCCAAGCCGGCAGCCCCGCCGCCCGCCCCGGAAAAGACGCCCGGAAAGGCGCCCAGCAAGAAGAGGCCTTCTTAG
- a CDS encoding Ppx/GppA phosphatase family protein, protein MIIASIDIGTNTVLLTVAEWDGKIARVLRDEARITRLGQGLNRDPNFLPEAQERALDVLKDYKKIADSLGASKILAVGTAAFRKAGNANAFVQRVKQEAGIDIRIISGEEEARLSYLSAAHDFGDSENLYVLDIGGGSTEVITKSAAVSMDLGAVVLSESIVTHDPPTDDELAAMEREIHRAIVGANLVSALAAPLGVAPKATFVGLAGSVTTLSAIQQALTVWDGAKVQGSTLTLPQIDDMIALFRKTTTAEKSKIPGMVKGREDTILAGTLILKAVMEAVHVTQVTVSDRGLRFGLIYESNS, encoded by the coding sequence ATGATCATCGCTTCAATCGACATCGGAACCAACACCGTCCTTCTCACCGTGGCCGAATGGGACGGAAAGATCGCCCGCGTCCTGCGGGACGAGGCCCGCATCACGCGCCTCGGGCAGGGTCTGAACCGCGATCCCAATTTTCTTCCCGAGGCCCAGGAACGCGCCTTGGACGTCTTGAAGGATTACAAGAAGATCGCGGATTCGCTCGGCGCCTCGAAGATCCTCGCGGTGGGGACGGCGGCGTTTCGAAAAGCCGGGAACGCAAATGCGTTCGTCCAACGCGTGAAGCAAGAGGCCGGCATCGACATCCGGATCATCAGCGGCGAGGAGGAAGCGCGACTTTCTTACCTTTCGGCCGCCCATGATTTCGGGGATTCGGAAAATTTATACGTCCTGGACATCGGCGGGGGTTCCACGGAAGTGATCACAAAATCCGCCGCCGTCAGCATGGACCTGGGCGCGGTCGTCTTAAGCGAGTCGATCGTGACGCACGATCCGCCGACGGACGATGAACTCGCGGCGATGGAGCGTGAGATTCATCGGGCCATTGTAGGGGCGAACCTTGTGTCAGCGTTAGCAGCACCTCTTGGTGTCGCCCCCAAAGCGACGTTCGTGGGATTGGCGGGCTCCGTGACCACCCTCTCCGCCATCCAACAAGCGCTGACTGTCTGGGACGGCGCCAAGGTCCAAGGGTCGACCCTCACACTCCCTCAGATCGACGACATGATCGCCCTCTTCCGGAAAACGACGACCGCCGAAAAATCGAAGATCCCCGGCATGGTGAAAGGCCGGGAAGACACGATCCTGGCGGGCACATTGATCCTCAAGGCGGTGATGGAGGCCGTCCACGTCACTCAAGTGACGGTGAGCGACCGGGGCTTGAGGTTCGGGTTGATTTACGAATCCAACTCTTGA
- a CDS encoding SDR family NAD(P)-dependent oxidoreductase encodes MQSLKGKKIVLTGGAGGIGRCAAEKFAEAGAVLILTDINKRVLDETASGLRKKYKAAVHVKAVNVADRREVEAFARWAVRKFKGIDILINNAGIGASGELIETSLETWKRLMDINFWGPLYHVYAFLPGMIRRGHGHIVNVASGQAFFRLPTWGAYATVKLAIGAFSEILRYEVRKLNIDVTTLYPFMVNTGFYKRIESETFLQKISMRMLPYYSMSPEKVGEILFEAVRTKKGVEMVSLLNTLAKVSRVIPKMTDVIGLAAISLLGKKPSDLRAGVRGKEKGAGSKARRRAA; translated from the coding sequence ATGCAGAGCCTCAAAGGGAAAAAGATCGTCCTCACGGGAGGGGCGGGCGGCATCGGCCGTTGCGCCGCCGAGAAATTCGCCGAGGCGGGGGCCGTCCTCATCCTCACCGACATCAACAAGCGCGTCCTGGACGAGACGGCCTCCGGGCTGCGGAAAAAGTACAAGGCGGCCGTCCACGTGAAAGCGGTCAACGTCGCCGACCGCCGCGAGGTGGAGGCCTTCGCGCGCTGGGCCGTCCGGAAATTCAAGGGCATCGACATCCTGATCAACAACGCCGGGATCGGGGCCTCGGGAGAGCTGATCGAGACCTCCCTGGAGACCTGGAAGAGGTTGATGGACATCAACTTTTGGGGCCCGTTGTACCACGTCTACGCGTTTCTTCCGGGGATGATCCGGCGGGGCCACGGACACATCGTCAACGTCGCCTCGGGCCAGGCCTTTTTCCGGCTGCCCACCTGGGGCGCCTACGCGACGGTCAAGCTGGCCATTGGCGCCTTTTCCGAGATCCTGCGCTACGAGGTCCGGAAACTGAACATCGACGTCACGACGCTCTATCCGTTCATGGTCAACACGGGGTTCTACAAGCGGATCGAGTCGGAGACGTTCCTGCAGAAGATATCGATGAGGATGCTGCCCTACTACTCGATGTCGCCGGAGAAGGTGGGCGAGATCCTCTTCGAGGCCGTGAGGACGAAGAAGGGGGTTGAGATGGTGAGCCTCTTGAACACGCTCGCGAAGGTCTCGCGCGTGATCCCGAAGATGACGGACGTGATCGGGCTGGCGGCGATCTCCCTGCTCGGAAAAAAGCCGTCCGATCTGCGGGCCGGCGTCCGAGGAAAAGAGAAGGGCGCGGGATCGAAGGCGCGGAGGAGGGCCGCATGA